In Acidimicrobiales bacterium, one genomic interval encodes:
- a CDS encoding sulfite exporter TauE/SafE family protein, whose translation MDGYIVMGSAVVGLLVGLTGAGGGALMTPMLILLFSVKPSTAISSDLVAAVVMRPVGAAVHLKRGTVNLGLVTWMAAGSVPAAFLGSYLLHLMGHTTSAEHNIQRALGAALLVGAGAMVLRRALDHRTGQRRRGLVGEVTLRPLPTLAIGVIGGLVVGITSVGAGSLMIVLLMFVYPAIGAKQLVGTDLTQAIPLTAAAALGALAFGHVALPVTGSLVVGSVPAVLVGSLLSSRVPDRMLRPVITFVILASGLKYVGLGTHALGVTLLVVVVVGGLFLGARALLGTGSPRTVSVATPSPGGAPGR comes from the coding sequence GTGGACGGCTACATAGTTATGGGCAGCGCGGTGGTCGGCCTGCTCGTCGGCCTGACCGGCGCCGGGGGTGGGGCCCTCATGACCCCCATGCTGATCCTCCTCTTCTCGGTCAAGCCGTCCACCGCCATCTCCTCGGACCTGGTGGCGGCCGTGGTCATGCGCCCGGTCGGCGCCGCCGTCCATCTGAAGCGGGGCACGGTCAACCTCGGCCTGGTGACGTGGATGGCGGCGGGCTCGGTGCCCGCCGCCTTCCTCGGGTCGTACCTCCTCCACCTCATGGGTCACACCACGAGCGCCGAGCACAACATCCAGCGGGCCCTGGGCGCCGCCCTCCTCGTGGGCGCCGGGGCCATGGTGCTGCGCCGGGCCCTGGACCATCGCACCGGCCAGCGGAGACGCGGGCTGGTCGGGGAGGTGACGCTGCGGCCCCTGCCCACGCTGGCGATCGGGGTGATCGGGGGCCTGGTCGTCGGGATCACGTCGGTGGGTGCCGGCTCTCTCATGATCGTGCTGCTCATGTTCGTGTACCCGGCCATCGGCGCCAAGCAACTGGTGGGCACCGACCTCACCCAGGCCATCCCCCTCACCGCCGCCGCCGCCCTGGGGGCGCTGGCGTTCGGGCACGTGGCCCTGCCCGTCACCGGCTCGCTCGTCGTCGGCAGCGTCCCCGCCGTGCTGGTGGGCTCGCTCCTCTCGTCCCGGGTCCCCGACCGCATGCTGCGCCCGGTCATCACCTTCGTGATCCTGGCGTCGGGGCTCAAGTACGTGGGGCTGGGCACCCATGCCCTCGGGGTGACCCTCCTCGTCGTGGTCGTGGTGGGGGGCCTGTTCCTCGGGGCCAGGGCGCTGCTCGGAACGGGCTCGCCCCGGACGGTCTCGGTGGCGACCCCCTCTCCGGGAGGGGCGCCAGGCCGCTAG